From Streptomyces griseorubiginosus, one genomic window encodes:
- a CDS encoding methyltransferase domain-containing protein, with the protein MSAHALDRDLAELAASARAALVREIDASGAWAADPVWREAFEAVPRHLFVPYYYVGVVGGHERRWGESPDPRTREKWVRGAYADAPLATRLRDGELVSSSSQPSLMAMMLTELRVRPGDRVLEIGAGTGYNAALLAHRLGDDLVTTVDLEPEITEAARGHLAAAGYHPVVVTGDGARGVPERAPFDRIIVTCTLPSVPVAWLAQCRPGARILTPLATGLIALTVRDPGHAEGRFLPTPAYFVPLRGAERHEEGFVELGGVPRRARESELYRFLLALSRGSLEPREAYVLWEREGEPRRDRYGITVAGEREWAWLDSPEGPYVWPLR; encoded by the coding sequence AGATCGACGCGAGCGGGGCCTGGGCCGCCGACCCGGTGTGGCGGGAGGCCTTCGAGGCGGTGCCACGGCACCTGTTCGTGCCGTACTACTACGTCGGTGTCGTCGGAGGACACGAGCGGCGGTGGGGCGAGAGCCCGGATCCGCGCACCCGGGAGAAGTGGGTGCGCGGGGCCTACGCCGACGCCCCGCTGGCCACCCGGCTGCGCGACGGCGAACTGGTCTCCTCCAGCAGCCAGCCCTCGCTGATGGCGATGATGCTCACCGAACTGCGGGTACGGCCCGGCGACCGGGTCCTGGAGATCGGCGCCGGCACCGGCTACAACGCGGCCCTGCTCGCGCACCGGCTCGGCGACGACCTGGTGACCACCGTGGACCTGGAACCGGAGATCACCGAGGCGGCCCGCGGACACCTGGCCGCAGCCGGTTACCATCCCGTGGTCGTCACCGGCGACGGAGCGCGCGGGGTGCCGGAACGCGCCCCCTTCGACCGGATCATCGTCACCTGCACCCTGCCGTCGGTCCCGGTCGCCTGGCTCGCCCAGTGCCGCCCGGGCGCACGCATCCTGACCCCGCTCGCCACCGGCCTGATCGCCCTGACCGTCCGGGACCCGGGGCACGCAGAAGGGCGGTTCCTGCCCACGCCCGCCTACTTCGTGCCCCTGCGCGGCGCGGAGCGGCACGAGGAGGGGTTCGTCGAGCTGGGCGGGGTGCCGCGCCGGGCCCGGGAGAGCGAGCTGTACCGGTTCCTGCTGGCGCTGAGCCGGGGCAGCCTCGAACCGCGCGAGGCGTACGTGCTGTGGGAACGCGAGGGCGAGCCGCGCCGGGACCGCTACGGCATCACGGTCGCGGGGGAGCGGGAGTGGGCGTGGCTCGACTCACCGGAGGGACCGTACGTGTGGCCCCTCCGGTGA
- a CDS encoding FHA domain-containing protein → MPTCPNGHQSGSDDWCEVCGHRMAGAVPPPPPPPPGPGGGGYGFPPPGGPGGPGGQPGGRGHLSAVPDPEPELCPQCRTPREGGAPFCEECRWNFLTNTATSYTPAAPRPPAGSGPPSHFQQQPAPGPSFGGGDSYEYQGSRPSQVNRPAEPIPFGSEPSGRTGPGGPGGPGGPGGPGSGPGGPGAQGGPQGFPGDPSRPGGPGGPGGPGGPGSPGPSGFPGGPGAPGGSGPSGFPGDPSRPGGPGGSGPGGRQGFPGDPGRPGAPGPSGFPGDPARPGGPGSSGFPGDPSRPGGPGGPGASGPGGPGGGPGGPGSYGYPQPGSTQAPGGPSGPGGPSGPGGPGGPGGQAGGPGGYGYPQPGSAQAPSGPGGPGGPGAPQGFGGTPTQPGPGGPGPGPGGPQGFPGDPSRPGGPGGPPNFGADPSRPVPPPPGPTPPAGPGATSGAPQGFQAQGASAPPAFPQETNRPQPGGPSFGGGADDWVISPPSATAPGGPGGGPGGPGNGPGGPGGYGYPQPGSTQAPPAPPFQQQGPATWTATIGPDREYFMAMMQRSGPEAAGLNLPAYSPEQQRTLTGNQVTIGRRRHSTGDTPDVDLSVPPEDPGVSHQHAVLVQQPDGSWAVVDQNSTNGTTVNGAEEPITPFVPVPLQDGDRVHVGAWTTITIRRG, encoded by the coding sequence ATGCCGACCTGCCCGAACGGACACCAGTCGGGTTCCGACGACTGGTGCGAGGTCTGCGGTCACCGCATGGCCGGTGCCGTGCCTCCACCCCCTCCGCCGCCGCCCGGTCCGGGTGGGGGCGGCTACGGCTTCCCGCCGCCCGGTGGTCCTGGCGGCCCCGGTGGCCAGCCCGGTGGACGGGGACATCTGTCCGCCGTACCGGACCCCGAGCCGGAGCTCTGCCCGCAGTGCCGTACGCCCCGGGAGGGCGGCGCGCCCTTCTGTGAGGAGTGCCGGTGGAACTTCCTGACGAACACCGCGACGTCGTACACCCCGGCCGCCCCGCGCCCGCCGGCCGGCTCCGGCCCGCCCTCGCACTTCCAGCAGCAGCCGGCTCCCGGTCCGTCCTTCGGTGGCGGTGACTCGTACGAGTACCAGGGCTCCCGCCCGTCCCAGGTGAACCGCCCCGCGGAACCCATCCCCTTCGGCTCGGAACCGTCGGGCCGCACGGGCCCGGGTGGCCCCGGCGGACCTGGTGGGCCTGGCGGCCCCGGCTCCGGTCCCGGCGGCCCCGGCGCGCAAGGCGGCCCGCAGGGCTTCCCCGGTGACCCGTCCCGCCCGGGCGGTCCCGGTGGCCCCGGTGGCCCCGGTGGCCCCGGCTCCCCTGGTCCTTCCGGTTTCCCGGGCGGCCCCGGTGCGCCCGGCGGCTCCGGGCCTTCCGGTTTCCCCGGAGACCCGTCCCGTCCCGGCGGCCCCGGTGGTTCGGGTCCCGGTGGCCGGCAGGGCTTCCCGGGTGACCCCGGCCGCCCCGGCGCGCCTGGCCCCTCCGGTTTCCCCGGAGACCCCGCACGTCCTGGCGGCCCCGGATCCTCCGGTTTCCCGGGCGACCCGTCCCGTCCCGGCGGCCCGGGCGGCCCCGGCGCGTCCGGTCCGGGCGGTCCCGGCGGAGGCCCTGGCGGCCCCGGCAGTTACGGCTATCCGCAGCCCGGCTCCACCCAGGCCCCCGGCGGCCCCTCCGGCCCCGGCGGCCCCTCCGGCCCCGGCGGTCCTGGCGGCCCCGGTGGACAGGCCGGCGGCCCCGGCGGTTACGGCTACCCCCAACCCGGCTCCGCACAGGCCCCCTCCGGCCCGGGCGGCCCTGGCGGCCCCGGCGCCCCCCAGGGCTTCGGCGGCACCCCCACCCAGCCCGGTCCCGGCGGCCCCGGCCCCGGTCCCGGCGGCCCGCAGGGCTTCCCCGGTGACCCGTCCCGCCCCGGCGGCCCCGGCGGCCCGCCGAACTTCGGCGCCGACCCCTCCCGCCCGGTCCCGCCGCCCCCCGGCCCCACCCCGCCGGCCGGCCCCGGTGCCACGAGCGGTGCCCCGCAGGGCTTCCAGGCGCAGGGCGCCTCCGCCCCGCCCGCCTTCCCGCAGGAGACGAACCGTCCGCAGCCGGGCGGCCCGTCCTTCGGCGGCGGCGCCGACGACTGGGTCATCTCCCCGCCGTCCGCCACCGCCCCCGGCGGCCCGGGCGGCGGTCCCGGCGGACCCGGCAACGGCCCGGGCGGTCCCGGCGGCTACGGCTACCCACAGCCCGGCTCCACCCAGGCCCCGCCCGCGCCCCCCTTCCAGCAGCAGGGCCCGGCGACCTGGACGGCGACCATCGGCCCGGACCGCGAGTACTTCATGGCGATGATGCAGCGCTCCGGCCCCGAGGCCGCGGGCCTGAACCTGCCCGCGTACTCCCCCGAGCAGCAGCGCACGCTCACCGGCAACCAGGTCACCATCGGCCGTCGCCGGCACTCCACCGGCGACACCCCCGACGTCGACCTGTCGGTGCCGCCGGAGGACCCGGGCGTCTCGCACCAGCACGCGGTGCTGGTGCAGCAGCCGGACGGCTCGTGGGCGGTCGTCGACCAGAACTCGACGAACGGCACCACGGTCAACGGTGCCGAGGAGCCGATCACACCGTTCGTGCCGGTGCCGTTGCAGGACGGCGACCGGGTGCACGTGGGCGCGTGGACGACGATCACGATCAGGCGGGGCTAG
- a CDS encoding VWA domain-containing protein, whose product MANFSKSNVPQFSMDVYQNEYLPEGGREVNAIVTVTATGGGTIGSAVAAPHLWSAGQGPSAAVALMVDCSGSMDYPPTKMRNARDATAAAIDTLRDGVHFAVIGGTHVAKEVYPGEGRLAVADATTREQAKRALRRLSAGGGTAIGTWLRLADRLLSSADVAIRHGILLTDGRNEHESPEDLKASLDACAGRFTCDARGVGTDWEVKEVTGIASALLGSADIVADPAGLAADFTQMMEAAMGKEVADVALRLWTPVGTTIKFVKQVAPTVEELTDRRTEAGPRAGDYPTGSWGDESRDYHVCVEVPAANIGQEMLAARASLVVPQSDGTVRNLGAQGLVRAVWTDDMVASTSINPQVAHYTGQAELAQVIQQGLDLRKAGDLDGATAKLGRAVQLANDSGNADTAKLLSKVVDVVDATTGTVRLKAKVEEADEMTLETRSTKTVRVKK is encoded by the coding sequence ATGGCCAATTTCTCGAAGTCGAACGTGCCGCAGTTCTCGATGGACGTCTACCAGAACGAGTACCTGCCGGAGGGCGGCCGCGAGGTCAACGCGATCGTCACGGTGACCGCGACCGGCGGCGGCACGATCGGAAGCGCGGTCGCCGCGCCCCACCTCTGGTCGGCGGGCCAGGGCCCGTCCGCCGCGGTGGCGCTCATGGTCGACTGCTCGGGCTCCATGGACTACCCGCCGACGAAGATGCGCAACGCCCGTGACGCCACGGCCGCCGCGATCGACACCCTGCGCGACGGGGTGCACTTCGCGGTGATCGGCGGCACGCACGTGGCCAAGGAGGTGTATCCCGGCGAGGGCCGGCTGGCGGTCGCCGACGCCACCACCCGCGAGCAGGCCAAGCGGGCCCTGCGCCGGCTCAGCGCGGGCGGCGGTACGGCGATCGGCACCTGGCTGCGTCTCGCCGACCGGCTGCTGTCCTCGGCGGACGTCGCGATACGCCACGGCATCCTGCTCACGGACGGCCGCAACGAACACGAGTCGCCGGAGGACCTGAAGGCCTCCCTGGACGCCTGCGCCGGACGTTTCACCTGTGACGCACGGGGCGTGGGCACCGACTGGGAAGTGAAAGAAGTCACAGGGATCGCCTCCGCCCTGCTGGGCTCGGCCGACATCGTGGCCGATCCGGCGGGCCTCGCCGCCGACTTCACGCAGATGATGGAGGCGGCCATGGGCAAGGAGGTCGCGGACGTCGCCCTCAGGCTGTGGACCCCGGTCGGCACCACGATCAAGTTCGTCAAGCAGGTCGCGCCCACCGTCGAGGAGCTCACCGACCGCCGTACCGAGGCCGGTCCGCGCGCCGGGGACTACCCCACCGGGTCCTGGGGAGACGAGTCCCGTGACTACCACGTGTGCGTCGAGGTCCCGGCCGCGAACATCGGCCAGGAGATGCTCGCCGCCCGGGCCTCCCTGGTGGTCCCGCAGTCCGACGGCACGGTCCGCAACCTGGGCGCCCAGGGTCTCGTACGGGCCGTGTGGACCGACGACATGGTCGCCTCGACGTCGATCAACCCCCAGGTCGCCCACTACACCGGCCAGGCCGAACTGGCACAGGTCATCCAGCAGGGGCTCGATCTACGCAAAGCGGGCGATTTGGATGGAGCAACGGCCAAACTGGGCCGGGCCGTTCAGCTCGCGAACGACTCGGGGAACGCCGATACTGCGAAACTGCTTTCGAAGGTGGTCGACGTGGTCGACGCCACGACAGGTACTGTGCGACTGAAGGCGAAGGTCGAGGAGGCCGACGAGATGACTCTCGAGACCCGGTCGACAAAGACAGTTCGTGTAAAGAAGTAG
- a CDS encoding PP2C family serine/threonine-protein phosphatase: protein MMSQMPQLSACPSCEEPLESGDRFCGACGYDLSAVPARPDDSPTLAMNGAPPGGPWPEGLLPAAELHRPADPHGAGAAEHVLPGSAEHRLPPPPPQQGPVLGSPVSPASGVRFDRAPEPDEYPLQAPDPRVAAGPPTPAEGTKVCVACRAGRVDDDGYCENCGHAQPRERDHMEQEAGPIAAVSDRGLRHHRNEDAFTLGNTLLPDGTPATFAVVCDGVSSATRPDDASLAASRAAADALLAALPRGTHPQQAMHEAIVAASRAVNSLADEPATAREHQPHQNAPACTIVGSVVTPSLLIVGWVGDSRVYWVPTDRSSPPARLTEDDSWAAQMVAAGLMNEAEAYADERAHAITGWLGADAYELDPHTASFKPDRPGVVVVCTDGLWNYAEAAEEMAEAVPADAAARPLHSARVLVGHALDGGGHDNVTVAVVPFPTPSQGAGSA, encoded by the coding sequence TTGATGTCGCAGATGCCCCAGCTGTCCGCCTGCCCGAGCTGTGAGGAACCCCTCGAATCGGGTGACCGTTTCTGCGGTGCGTGCGGATACGACCTGTCCGCCGTGCCGGCACGGCCGGACGACAGCCCGACGCTCGCCATGAACGGCGCCCCGCCGGGCGGCCCCTGGCCCGAGGGCCTGCTCCCCGCGGCGGAGCTCCACCGCCCCGCGGACCCGCACGGCGCCGGTGCCGCCGAGCACGTACTGCCCGGTTCCGCCGAGCACCGGCTGCCCCCACCGCCACCGCAGCAGGGGCCGGTCCTGGGATCGCCGGTCTCCCCCGCCTCCGGGGTGCGCTTCGACCGGGCGCCGGAGCCCGACGAGTACCCCCTCCAGGCGCCGGACCCGCGCGTGGCCGCGGGACCGCCCACCCCTGCCGAAGGAACCAAGGTGTGCGTGGCCTGCCGGGCCGGTCGCGTCGACGACGACGGCTACTGCGAGAACTGCGGGCACGCCCAGCCCCGCGAGCGCGACCACATGGAGCAGGAGGCCGGTCCGATCGCCGCGGTGAGCGACCGCGGCCTGCGCCACCACCGCAACGAGGACGCCTTCACCCTCGGCAACACCCTCCTGCCCGACGGTACGCCCGCGACCTTCGCGGTCGTCTGCGACGGCGTGTCCTCCGCGACCCGCCCCGACGACGCCTCCCTGGCCGCCTCCCGCGCCGCCGCCGACGCCCTGCTGGCCGCCCTGCCCCGGGGCACCCACCCCCAGCAGGCCATGCACGAGGCGATCGTCGCCGCCTCCCGCGCGGTCAACTCCCTGGCCGACGAGCCCGCCACGGCCCGCGAGCACCAGCCGCACCAGAACGCCCCCGCGTGCACCATCGTCGGCTCGGTCGTCACCCCGAGCCTGCTGATCGTCGGCTGGGTCGGCGACAGCCGGGTCTACTGGGTGCCCACGGACCGCAGTTCACCCCCGGCCCGGCTCACCGAGGACGACTCCTGGGCCGCGCAGATGGTCGCCGCGGGCCTGATGAACGAGGCCGAGGCGTACGCCGACGAGCGCGCCCACGCGATCACCGGGTGGCTCGGCGCGGACGCCTACGAACTCGACCCGCACACCGCTTCCTTCAAGCCGGACCGGCCTGGTGTGGTGGTGGTGTGCACCGACGGTCTGTGGAACTACGCGGAGGCGGCGGAGGAGATGGCGGAGGCCGTACCGGCCGACGCCGCCGCGCGCCCGCTGCACAGCGCCCGGGTCCTGGTCGGCCACGCCCTGGACGGCGGGGGCCACGACAACGTAACAGTGGCCGTCGTGCCGTTCCCGACCCCTTCGCAGGGGGCAGGATCGGCCTGA
- a CDS encoding serine/threonine-protein kinase has protein sequence MSQEQQSCQRPGCDGTYEDMGGGELYCDTCGLAPVVSGSGRAGSGPSGRTGEGKDSPGSGSSRSTSRGSARTSSHSSKSRRSVSGRLSRSVSGKSTGRSVSVRSSGSSAGSTGRGRLGAGLVEVPGVPRPDPRGMVLENPEVPERKRFCSRSDCGAPVGRSRGDRSGRTEGFCTKCGHPYSFVPKLKSGDIVHGQYEVAGCLAHGGLGWVYLAVDRAVSDRWVVLKGLLDTGDQDAMAAAISERRFLAEIEHANIVRIYNFVEHLDQRTGSLDGYIVMEYVGGKSLKEIANGRRSADGKRDPLPVEQACAYGIEALEALGHLHSRNLLYCDFKVDNAIQTEDQLKLIDMGAVRRMDDEESAIYGTVGYQAPEVAEVGPSIASDLYTVGRTLAVLTFDFQGYTNVFVDSLPDPDNIEVFRRYESFYRLLVRATDPDPARRFASAQEMSEQLTGVLREVVSLQTGRARPSLSTLFGPEVRVTDTELFPKLDGEVSRLGGRVAPPTRWSLRSAARTSAAAALPGGTGSAAALPGPGTGSAGPPPGAGAGGSGLPGNGNGGAGLPAVGPEGAVRPGRGALTALVKPADAPVAALALPVPHVDPADPNAGFLAGLMTTAPAELLGALSAAPAASAETRLRQVRAWLENGDAHTADEALRHLEDERPDDWRVVWYRGVAALVTGDHEAAALAFDAIYDAFPGEPAPKLALGLCAEVLGQLDNAAEYYGLVWSTDPSYVSAAFGLARVQLATGDRRSAVKTLESVPESSIHYTAARVAAVRARLRGRTATAGDVPFLDDLTAAAGQVEALDAYGLDPARREQLSAEVLGSALDWILSGGQDPGPPAAGGRALLGSGLDERGLRFGLERCYRTLARLARGGEERIDLVERANRYRPRTWV, from the coding sequence ATGAGTCAGGAACAGCAGTCCTGCCAGCGGCCCGGCTGCGACGGCACGTACGAGGACATGGGCGGCGGGGAGCTGTACTGCGACACCTGCGGCCTCGCGCCGGTGGTCTCGGGCAGCGGCCGGGCCGGGTCCGGACCCAGTGGTCGCACGGGAGAGGGCAAGGACTCGCCGGGCAGCGGCAGTTCACGCTCCACCAGCCGCGGTTCCGCGCGTACGTCGTCGCATTCGTCGAAGTCCCGGCGCTCGGTGTCGGGACGGCTGTCGCGCTCGGTCTCCGGGAAGTCCACGGGCCGTTCGGTGTCGGTGCGCAGCTCCGGCTCGTCGGCCGGTTCGACCGGGCGGGGCCGGCTCGGCGCGGGCCTGGTCGAGGTGCCCGGGGTGCCGCGGCCCGACCCGCGCGGGATGGTGCTGGAGAACCCGGAGGTGCCCGAGCGCAAGCGGTTCTGCTCGCGCTCCGACTGCGGGGCGCCGGTGGGGCGTTCCCGCGGGGACCGGTCCGGTCGCACGGAGGGTTTCTGCACCAAGTGCGGCCACCCGTACTCCTTCGTGCCGAAGCTGAAGTCCGGCGACATCGTGCACGGCCAGTACGAGGTCGCGGGCTGTCTGGCGCACGGCGGGCTCGGCTGGGTCTACCTCGCCGTGGACCGCGCGGTGTCCGACCGCTGGGTGGTCCTCAAGGGCCTCCTGGACACCGGCGACCAGGACGCGATGGCGGCCGCGATCTCCGAGCGGCGCTTCCTCGCCGAGATCGAGCACGCCAACATCGTGCGGATCTACAACTTCGTCGAACACCTCGACCAGCGCACCGGCTCCCTCGACGGCTACATCGTCATGGAGTACGTCGGCGGCAAGTCGCTCAAGGAGATCGCCAACGGCCGCCGCTCGGCCGACGGCAAGCGGGACCCGCTGCCGGTGGAGCAGGCCTGCGCCTACGGCATCGAGGCCCTGGAGGCGCTCGGCCACCTGCACAGCCGCAACCTCCTGTACTGCGACTTCAAGGTCGACAACGCCATCCAGACCGAGGACCAGCTCAAGCTGATCGACATGGGCGCGGTGCGCAGGATGGACGACGAGGAGTCGGCCATCTACGGCACGGTCGGCTACCAGGCCCCCGAGGTCGCGGAGGTCGGCCCGTCCATCGCCTCCGACCTCTACACCGTCGGCCGCACCCTGGCGGTCCTGACCTTCGACTTCCAGGGCTACACCAACGTCTTCGTCGACTCGCTGCCCGACCCGGACAACATCGAGGTCTTCCGCCGGTACGAGTCCTTCTACCGTCTGCTGGTCCGCGCCACCGACCCCGACCCGGCCCGCCGTTTCGCCTCGGCCCAGGAGATGTCGGAGCAGCTGACGGGCGTGCTGCGCGAGGTGGTCTCCCTGCAGACGGGCCGCGCGCGGCCCAGCCTGTCGACCCTGTTCGGTCCCGAAGTGCGGGTCACCGACACGGAGTTGTTCCCGAAGCTGGACGGTGAGGTGTCCCGGCTGGGGGGCCGGGTGGCACCGCCGACGCGGTGGAGCCTCAGGTCCGCCGCCCGCACCTCGGCGGCCGCCGCTCTTCCCGGCGGTACGGGAAGCGCCGCCGCACTGCCCGGTCCCGGCACGGGAAGCGCCGGACCGCCGCCCGGCGCCGGTGCGGGAGGCTCCGGGCTGCCCGGCAACGGCAATGGGGGCGCGGGTCTGCCCGCTGTCGGCCCGGAAGGCGCCGTACGACCCGGCCGCGGCGCCCTCACCGCCCTCGTCAAGCCGGCCGACGCGCCCGTCGCCGCCCTCGCGCTGCCCGTCCCGCACGTCGATCCCGCCGACCCCAACGCCGGTTTCCTCGCCGGGCTCATGACGACCGCGCCCGCCGAGCTGCTCGGCGCCCTTTCGGCCGCGCCGGCGGCGTCCGCGGAGACCCGGCTGAGGCAGGTGCGGGCCTGGCTGGAGAACGGCGACGCGCACACCGCAGACGAGGCGCTGCGGCACCTGGAGGACGAGCGGCCCGACGACTGGCGGGTGGTCTGGTACCGGGGCGTCGCGGCCCTGGTGACCGGCGACCACGAGGCCGCCGCGCTCGCCTTCGACGCGATCTACGACGCCTTCCCGGGCGAGCCCGCGCCCAAGCTCGCCCTCGGCCTGTGCGCGGAGGTGCTCGGCCAGCTCGACAACGCCGCCGAGTACTACGGCCTGGTCTGGTCGACCGACCCCAGCTATGTGAGCGCCGCGTTCGGCCTGGCCCGCGTACAACTGGCGACCGGGGACCGCCGTAGCGCCGTGAAGACGCTGGAGTCGGTGCCGGAGTCCTCCATCCACTACACCGCCGCCCGGGTGGCCGCCGTCCGCGCGCGGCTGCGTGGACGCACCGCGACCGCGGGCGACGTACCCTTCCTGGACGACCTGACCGCCGCCGCCGGACAGGTCGAGGCGCTGGACGCGTACGGACTGGATCCGGCGCGGCGCGAGCAGTTGTCCGCGGAGGTGCTGGGCTCGGCCCTGGACTGGATACTCTCCGGTGGCCAGGACCCCGGGCCCCCCGCCGCCGGGGGACGGGCGCTGCTCGGCAGCGGACTGGACGAGCGAGGACTGCGCTTCGGCCTGGAGCGTTGTTACCGCACGCTGGCCCGGCTGGCGCGGGGCGGCGAGGAGAGGATCGACCTGGTGGAACGAGCAAACCGTTACCGCCCCCGGACGTGGGTGTAG
- a CDS encoding glutamate ABC transporter substrate-binding protein — translation MRMRGRVRAGLKGWGGVGAMAAVCALVLAFALLLPSARPQGTGDTGGSGLAHAEQAAAADPCDDPSIKAHPEYQTLAPSPADGPTIEKIKARKGAQRKLMVGVDQNSYRWGYRNPNGGTDADLEGFDIDLVHRIAQDILGDPNAVLFKAIPTNQRIPAIQAGYVDMVVRTMTITCKRLNDVAFSAPYFKTGQQVLAPKSSKITGYNPTLAGKKVCVAQGSTALSNLEEDEKTKKYVAAKDITKVPNQLDCLVRLQLGEVDAVVTDGALGASQAAQDPTVELKDPQGPFTTEYYGVAMKKGADDLVSRVNQILVDYRKDTTGGWQASYKKWLSATLRGGPAESEPPPPKYLRTS, via the coding sequence ATGCGGATGCGTGGACGTGTGCGGGCCGGTCTCAAGGGCTGGGGCGGTGTCGGGGCGATGGCGGCCGTCTGCGCCCTGGTGCTCGCCTTCGCGCTGCTGCTGCCGTCGGCCCGGCCCCAGGGCACCGGCGACACCGGGGGCTCCGGACTGGCCCACGCCGAGCAGGCGGCGGCCGCCGATCCGTGCGACGACCCCTCGATCAAGGCGCACCCGGAGTACCAGACGCTGGCTCCGAGCCCCGCGGACGGCCCGACCATAGAGAAGATCAAGGCCCGGAAGGGCGCCCAGCGCAAGCTGATGGTCGGCGTCGACCAGAACAGCTACCGCTGGGGCTACCGCAACCCCAACGGCGGGACCGACGCCGACCTGGAGGGCTTCGACATCGACCTGGTGCACCGGATCGCGCAGGACATCCTCGGCGACCCGAACGCCGTGCTGTTCAAGGCGATCCCGACCAACCAGCGCATCCCCGCGATACAGGCGGGCTATGTCGACATGGTCGTCCGCACGATGACGATCACCTGCAAGCGCCTGAACGACGTGGCGTTCTCCGCGCCGTACTTCAAGACCGGCCAGCAGGTCCTCGCCCCCAAGTCCTCGAAGATCACGGGCTACAACCCCACCCTGGCGGGAAAGAAGGTCTGCGTGGCGCAGGGCTCGACCGCCCTCTCCAACCTGGAGGAGGACGAGAAGACGAAGAAGTACGTCGCCGCCAAGGACATCACGAAGGTCCCCAACCAGCTCGACTGCCTCGTCCGGCTCCAGCTCGGCGAGGTGGACGCCGTGGTCACCGACGGCGCGCTGGGCGCCAGCCAGGCCGCCCAGGACCCCACGGTCGAGCTGAAGGACCCGCAAGGCCCCTTCACCACCGAGTACTACGGCGTGGCGATGAAGAAGGGCGCCGACGACCTGGTGAGCCGGGTCAACCAGATCCTGGTGGACTACCGCAAGGACACCACGGGCGGCTGGCAGGCGTCGTACAAGAAGTGGCTGTCCGCCACACTGAGGGGAGGGCCGGCCGAGTCGGAGCCGCCGCCACCCAAGTACCTGCGCACGAGCTGA
- a CDS encoding AAA family ATPase has protein sequence MIGGTSNTGKSTVAGAVAARLGFEHRSTDLLARHPGRPWRTPEREVPPHVAEHYATLAVDELIDSVLGHYERLWPRVEELIAEYAEHATGPGLVLEGSALWPERVAALEAPYTAAVWLTADESVVRARIRAGGRYDEATEQERFLMDKFLARSMRYQSLMVDAVDRLGLARVDVGTDRSVSEVADAVLAQAS, from the coding sequence ATGATCGGCGGAACGTCGAATACCGGTAAGTCCACGGTCGCCGGGGCGGTCGCCGCGCGGCTCGGCTTCGAGCACCGGTCGACGGATCTGCTGGCGAGACACCCGGGGCGGCCCTGGCGCACGCCGGAGCGGGAGGTGCCGCCGCATGTGGCCGAGCACTACGCGACGCTGGCCGTCGACGAGTTGATCGACTCGGTCCTCGGCCACTACGAGCGCCTGTGGCCGCGCGTCGAGGAACTGATCGCCGAGTACGCCGAACACGCCACCGGCCCCGGTCTGGTCCTGGAGGGCTCCGCGCTCTGGCCGGAGCGGGTCGCGGCCCTGGAGGCCCCGTACACCGCCGCCGTGTGGCTCACCGCCGACGAGTCCGTCGTACGCGCCCGGATCCGTGCGGGCGGGCGCTACGACGAAGCGACCGAACAGGAAAGGTTCCTGATGGACAAGTTCCTGGCCCGCAGCATGCGGTACCAGTCGCTGATGGTGGACGCCGTCGACCGGCTGGGCCTGGCCCGCGTCGACGTCGGGACGGACAGGTCCGTCTCCGAGGTGGCCGACGCGGTGCTCGCTCAGGCCTCGTAG
- a CDS encoding N-acetylglucosamine kinase — protein MGLTASVLAVDAGNSKTDVVVVADDGSVLATARGGGFRPPVVGVETAVDTLADAVGRAFAAAGVSSVEHVSACLANADFPVEEERLAAALHARAWGGSVEVRNDTFAILRAGVTEPRGVAVVCGAGINCVGMRPDGRTARFPALGRISGDWGGGWGLAEEALWHAARAEDGRGPATDLARVLPAHFGLPSMYALIEALHLEDIAPVRRHELTPVLFATAAAGDPVARSLVDRLADEVVAMATVALTRLDLLDEETPVLLGGSVLAARHPQLDDRIGELLAERAPKAVPRVVTASPVLGAALLGLDRVAAPPEVQARVRAYYEA, from the coding sequence GTGGGCCTGACCGCAAGCGTCCTCGCCGTCGACGCGGGCAACAGCAAGACCGACGTCGTGGTCGTGGCGGACGACGGAAGCGTCCTCGCCACGGCCCGCGGCGGCGGGTTCCGGCCGCCCGTGGTGGGCGTCGAGACGGCCGTGGACACCCTCGCCGACGCGGTCGGGCGGGCCTTCGCCGCGGCCGGGGTGAGCTCGGTCGAGCACGTCTCGGCGTGTCTCGCCAACGCCGACTTCCCCGTCGAGGAGGAGCGGTTGGCGGCCGCGCTGCACGCACGCGCGTGGGGCGGGAGCGTCGAGGTCCGCAACGACACCTTCGCGATCCTGCGGGCCGGCGTCACCGAACCGCGCGGGGTCGCCGTGGTGTGCGGCGCGGGCATCAACTGCGTCGGCATGCGCCCCGACGGCCGTACCGCCCGCTTCCCCGCGCTCGGCCGGATCTCCGGCGACTGGGGCGGCGGCTGGGGCCTGGCCGAGGAGGCGCTGTGGCACGCGGCCCGCGCGGAGGACGGGCGGGGTCCCGCCACCGACCTCGCGCGCGTGCTCCCGGCCCACTTCGGGCTGCCTTCCATGTACGCCCTGATCGAGGCCCTGCACCTGGAGGACATCGCCCCTGTCCGACGCCACGAGCTGACACCGGTGCTGTTCGCCACGGCCGCCGCCGGCGACCCCGTGGCCCGCTCGCTCGTCGACCGCCTGGCCGACGAGGTGGTCGCCATGGCGACGGTGGCCCTGACCCGGCTCGACCTCCTCGACGAGGAGACCCCGGTCCTGCTCGGCGGCAGCGTCCTGGCGGCCCGGCACCCCCAACTCGACGACCGGATCGGGGAACTGCTCGCCGAACGGGCCCCGAAGGCCGTACCCCGGGTGGTGACCGCCTCCCCGGTGCTCGGCGCCGCCCTGCTGGGTCTGGACCGGGTGGCGGCGCCCCCGGAGGTGCAGGCGCGGGTCCGGGCGTACTACGAGGCCTGA